From the Leucobacter denitrificans genome, one window contains:
- a CDS encoding helix-turn-helix domain-containing protein, with amino-acid sequence MFLNTGSIAKTSSELFAHRNTVLNRLRRFGELTGIDLRVPAESARVVVAWLG; translated from the coding sequence GTGTTCCTCAACACGGGAAGCATCGCTAAAACTAGCAGCGAACTTTTTGCTCACCGCAACACCGTGCTCAACAGGCTGCGTCGCTTCGGGGAGCTCACGGGAATCGACCTAAGAGTACCTGCCGAATCGGCGCGTGTAGTAGTGGCTTGGCTCGGCTAA
- a CDS encoding C4-dicarboxylate TRAP transporter substrate-binding protein — MMKKRFVPIAVLSAAALALTGCTGGGGGDAAEDSDKVYNLKLASYQPPGAAEAVATGKWAEQVEEATDGRVKIEFFFQEGLLPGAETLQGVGDGRADLGYIADAYYPNELPLTNIAGLPFATSSPEAQGHAFKDLYAENEAFKQEWENQGVHVLIWAPVPPNAVALKDPAENLDDLDGRKIRAIGFSAEAFQEAGMTPVAISQSEVYESLQRGVIDGTSGGSFDILTDRDYQEVAPHFMDLRSGNYALTMNVINKRLWDELPADLQGAITEVSDGYLDTYLETLYEHEDAACDKLLDAGGTITILDEAEADDWADRTKDQVKESWMQAVNSSGAGVDAESFYEDYMSALETHEADASYEPALQRCAVR, encoded by the coding sequence ATGATGAAGAAACGATTCGTGCCAATAGCGGTGCTCTCGGCAGCAGCTCTAGCGCTCACCGGCTGCACCGGCGGAGGGGGCGGCGATGCCGCTGAAGATAGCGACAAGGTATACAACCTAAAGCTTGCCTCGTACCAACCACCAGGGGCAGCTGAGGCTGTCGCGACCGGCAAGTGGGCAGAGCAGGTTGAGGAAGCAACTGACGGACGGGTGAAGATTGAGTTCTTCTTCCAAGAGGGCCTGCTTCCGGGCGCCGAGACGCTCCAGGGCGTCGGTGACGGGCGCGCTGACCTTGGCTACATTGCCGATGCTTATTACCCGAATGAGCTTCCGCTGACGAATATCGCGGGCCTCCCGTTCGCGACGAGCAGCCCAGAAGCACAGGGGCACGCTTTCAAGGATCTCTATGCCGAGAACGAAGCGTTTAAGCAGGAGTGGGAAAACCAGGGCGTGCATGTGCTCATTTGGGCACCAGTCCCACCGAACGCCGTCGCGCTCAAGGACCCGGCAGAAAACCTCGACGACCTCGACGGACGCAAGATCCGTGCTATCGGCTTCTCGGCTGAGGCGTTTCAGGAAGCTGGCATGACCCCGGTCGCAATCTCGCAGAGCGAGGTGTACGAGTCGCTGCAGCGCGGAGTTATTGACGGCACCTCGGGTGGATCGTTCGATATCCTTACCGACCGCGACTACCAAGAGGTCGCGCCGCACTTCATGGACCTACGCTCGGGCAACTACGCCCTGACCATGAACGTCATCAATAAGCGTCTCTGGGACGAACTTCCCGCAGACCTGCAGGGAGCAATCACCGAAGTGAGTGACGGCTACCTCGACACCTACCTCGAAACTCTCTACGAGCACGAAGATGCAGCGTGTGACAAGCTTCTCGACGCTGGCGGCACGATCACCATTCTCGATGAAGCAGAGGCTGACGACTGGGCGGATCGCACGAAGGACCAGGTGAAGGAATCGTGGATGCAGGCAGTGAACAGCTCGGGTGCGGGTGTTGACGCAGAGTCGTTCTACGAGGACTACATGTCTGCGCTCGAAACCCACGAGGCTGACGCGAGCTACGAGCCCGCGCTCCAGCGCTGCGCAGTGCGCTAA